In the genome of Clostridiisalibacter paucivorans DSM 22131, one region contains:
- a CDS encoding ECF transporter S component, producing the protein MLTLREKLTTRMLTKTAVLSVIAFLVMYIEVPLWFAPPFLKIDLSDIPALIGAFALGPMAGVVIEMLKNILHMAIKGTVTMGVGELANFVVGSAFVYTAALVYYRKKSFKTAIIGMILGTLVMTGIAAIANYYVLIPFYAKLFGAPIEAYVEMGAAVNKFVADFKTFILFVIIPFNLFKGVMMSVITIPLYKKISHILHR; encoded by the coding sequence ATGTTAACATTAAGAGAAAAATTGACCACAAGAATGCTCACAAAAACAGCAGTTTTATCAGTAATAGCTTTTTTAGTTATGTATATAGAAGTACCCCTTTGGTTTGCACCACCGTTTTTAAAAATAGATTTAAGTGATATACCAGCACTTATAGGTGCATTTGCATTGGGCCCAATGGCTGGAGTTGTAATAGAGATGTTAAAGAATATATTGCATATGGCTATAAAGGGAACAGTAACTATGGGGGTTGGAGAACTGGCAAACTTTGTAGTAGGCAGTGCCTTTGTATATACAGCTGCTTTGGTATATTATAGAAAGAAAAGTTTTAAAACAGCAATTATTGGAATGATTTTAGGGACTTTAGTAATGACAGGAATTGCAGCAATAGCAAACTATTATGTACTTATTCCTTTTTATGCTAAGCTATTTGGAGCTCCTATAGAGGCGTATGTAGAAATGGGAGCAGCTGTTAATAAATTTGTAGCAGATTTTAAGACATTTATACTATTTGTAATAATACCTTTTAACCTATTTAAAGGTGTTATGATGTCTGTAATAACAATACCACTATATAAGAAGATATCACATATACT